Proteins from a genomic interval of Fusobacterium sp. DD2:
- a CDS encoding ABC transporter ATP-binding protein codes for MEFITVKNLEKSYGKENIFKNINFEIKKGEFITLLGPSGCGKSTLLRCIAGLNTIDNGNIFVNGEEISRKSPKDRGIGMVFQNYALFPNLDVYENIAFGLRVKVLGKEEIDKRVKNVISLVQLEGKEHHMPHELSGGQKQRTAIARSVVMEPKILLLDEPLSALDAKVRKELRDELKKIQRKLDITTIFVTHDQEEALTISDRIFVMDRGNIVQMGTPEEVYTSPNSLFLAKFIGNYNIFEENEIKALFPEKDVKLLAIRPEAIYIKESTRNYIRDHFICKKAVIKGINILGNVIRYLTTINGVEITVDLLNRGEYKVYTIGSEVEVMFLKNELKVLN; via the coding sequence ATGGAATTTATAACAGTAAAGAACCTTGAGAAGAGCTATGGTAAAGAAAATATTTTTAAGAATATAAATTTTGAGATAAAAAAGGGAGAATTTATAACTCTTCTTGGCCCAAGTGGATGTGGAAAATCAACGCTTTTAAGATGTATAGCTGGACTCAATACAATAGATAATGGAAATATTTTTGTAAATGGAGAGGAGATAAGCAGAAAATCTCCTAAAGATAGAGGAATAGGAATGGTATTTCAAAACTATGCACTTTTTCCAAATCTTGATGTATATGAAAATATAGCTTTTGGCTTAAGAGTAAAAGTTCTTGGGAAAGAAGAGATAGATAAAAGGGTAAAAAATGTAATCTCTTTAGTTCAACTGGAGGGAAAAGAGCATCATATGCCACATGAATTAAGTGGAGGACAGAAACAGAGAACAGCTATTGCAAGATCTGTTGTAATGGAACCTAAGATTTTACTGTTAGATGAACCTCTGTCAGCACTTGATGCAAAGGTCAGAAAAGAGCTAAGAGATGAACTTAAAAAGATTCAGAGAAAGCTTGATATCACTACAATATTTGTAACACATGACCAGGAAGAGGCACTTACTATTTCAGATAGAATCTTTGTAATGGACAGAGGAAATATAGTGCAGATGGGTACTCCTGAAGAGGTGTATACATCACCAAACAGCTTGTTTTTGGCTAAATTTATTGGAAACTATAATATATTTGAAGAGAATGAGATTAAAGCATTATTTCCAGAAAAAGATGTGAAACTTCTAGCTATAAGGCCTGAAGCTATATATATAAAGGAAAGTACAAGAAATTATATTCGGGATCATTTTATCTGTAAAAAGGCAGTGATAAAGGGAATAAATATCCTTGGAAATGTAATAAGATATCTTACAACTATTAATGGCGTAGAGATAACAGTAGATCTGTTAAACAGAGGAGAATATAAGGTATATACAATAGGTTCAGAGGTAGAGGTAATGTTTTTAAAAAATGAACTTAAAGTTTTAAATTAA
- a CDS encoding ABC transporter permease subunit encodes MGTALYSLSTNWSGTIFPDGFTIKWYFEIMKSQFLLKAMFRTVYICFISLVFIVVIMVPTIFVTSYYFPKMEKLMEFLVLLCFSIPGAVSVVGLMKIYSNGILEITGTLYILIGVYFVLAFPFMYRGIKNSMNAIPMREIIESANILGASTPKAFIRLILPNMRKGIIVSLLLTFSILFGEFLLVNMLVGGKYQTMQMYINSIRTGVSGHFSSAVVTVYFLMIFVITFLGFGFNREKGDK; translated from the coding sequence GTGGGAACAGCTCTTTACTCTTTAAGTACCAACTGGAGTGGAACAATATTTCCAGATGGATTTACAATAAAATGGTATTTTGAAATTATGAAATCTCAATTTCTTTTAAAAGCTATGTTCAGGACAGTATATATCTGCTTTATATCCCTTGTTTTTATTGTTGTGATAATGGTACCAACTATATTTGTAACCTCTTACTATTTTCCTAAAATGGAAAAACTTATGGAGTTTTTAGTACTTCTATGCTTTTCAATACCTGGAGCAGTTTCAGTAGTTGGACTTATGAAAATATATTCAAATGGGATTTTGGAAATCACAGGAACTCTATATATACTTATTGGTGTTTACTTTGTTCTTGCCTTTCCATTTATGTATAGAGGTATAAAAAACAGTATGAATGCAATTCCCATGAGGGAGATAATAGAGAGTGCCAATATTTTAGGAGCATCAACTCCAAAGGCTTTTATCAGACTTATACTTCCAAATATGAGGAAAGGAATAATTGTATCACTTCTTCTTACATTCTCAATTCTATTTGGAGAATTCCTACTTGTAAATATGCTTGTAGGAGGAAAATATCAGACTATGCAGATGTATATCAACAGTATCCGTACTGGAGTCAGTGGACATTTTTCCAGTGCTGTTGTAACAGTGTATTTTCTGATGATATTTGTAATCACATTTTTAGGATTTGGATTTAATAGAGAAAAAGGAGATAAATAA